From the genome of Lysinibacter sp. HNR:
GCGCTCGATACCCAGAAATCCAGGGGGTCAAATCCATAAACGCAGCCCAGAAAAACAAATAACCACAAACCAAGGCACTCAATGAGTAAACGCGTGTGACCAAACCGCCTCTACGACGCGTAGCCTTCGCATCTACAGCATGCATAAGAATAACATTGCCTATTCTGCAAATATCCTGATATATAAACTAGCCATAGATAAATCACAGGTTTTAACCGCTTATACTTCTGATGGCATTTACAATAATTTATCACCCAGGGCAGAAAAGATACTCCTGACAAAAGACGAAGCAGCGATAACTTACCCTGATCAGTCAGCAAAACAGGGGCTCCCGCGGAAACAGCTATACACTTAATCCACAACAGTAAAACGCACTAGGTTTCCCCACGGGTCTGCAACCACCACATCAGAACTTATCGATGTGTAGCCGAGGCCATCCCGACCAAGCCGTTTGATAAGCGCCGTGATCTCATCTGCGCTCTCCACCGTAACCGTGAGCGACCCTAGACCCAGAGCTGTTGTTCGCTCTAGAGCATTATTGCTGCTCCAGGTGTTAGTCGCGAGGTGGTGATGATATCCGCCCGCAGAATAAAATACTGCTCCGTCAATCTGGCTCGTGATATCAAATCCCAGAGAATCAGTATAAAAAGACTTAGCATCCTCCAGGTTTCCCACCTTGAGGTGGACGTGTCCCATAACGGCGTCCCTGGCCTCCTTATCCCCGAGATGCTGGGCAATAAATTGGGATGGATCAAGCACAACCGTGGTCATATCCACGCTTCCTCCATTCCACCTCCACTGATCACGCGGACGATCCACGTAGAGTTCCAAACCGTTATTGTCAGGGTCTCCGAAATAAAAAGCCTGGCTCACGCTGTGGTCAGCAGAACCCTGAAAAGACTCGGGAGCACTCTCTGCCAATCGCACCAGCGTAGTTGCCAAAGAAGCTTCATCAGGATAGAGAATGGCGGAGTGGTAGAGTCCGGGCTCAGAAGCGGTTGGGGCAGGTGAATCCAGATCTTCAACCAGGCTGATGAGCTCATTTCCGCCCAGCCCAAGCACGGTAGAATTCTCCGTCGACTCCATGACCTCAAGGCCAACCTTATTACCGTAATAGTCGCTGAGCCCCTCTACGTCACCCGTGACGATCTCAACAACACCCATCTGAGTCTTATCTCCCAAGACCCCCGAAGCCGAGGCGGGCTGCCCACTGGAAGATATCCACAACCAACCGCCGCCACCCATTAGGGCAAGAACCGTTACGGCAGTGATTCCCCAAAAAACCTTTCGTAGGCTGCGAGGATTGGGGGCTGAATTATTTTTCGAGGGGGTCATCCTTCTATATAACCACCTCTATACCCCCTTCATTCCTGTGAAAGCCCACCACAAAGAAGATTGTTCCTACCACCCCACTAGAGTGTTACTGGCTCAACAGTAGTGTAAAGCTTTCTAGAAAGATCCTATAGATGTCAAGTCGTTCCGAGGTCGGTTCTCAGATCGTGGAAAACTTCGCGTTTGATAAAGAGCTTAAGGCATCTGAACACATCTTTCTTAGAGAGACCCTCACTGAGCCTGCGCTGCATATAGTCAATGGTTCGGGCGTCGTATCGGCACCTGACTGCAGCCATCATATGGAACACACGATTGACTTTCCGGTTACAACCCCGGTGGAGTCTACGATGGCTCTTACTAGAGGACACGGATACAGGTGCGGTTCTAAACGCAGCCTCGCTATGGACCCGATCCGTCGCATCCAATTTAATGTGCAGGAGATCTCTCACTGTACGAGTCCTCCACAAGGTAAGCGGTGACACTCACGAGCAGAAGTACTCACCATCTGACTCCTGCGAGTCGTGATAACGGAACAGGCTGAGTCTGCGATTTTCCCGTATACGACACCGTAGGTGAGGCCCTGAATGAGTTTATCGAATGCTATACGATCTGGTATTCGTGAACGGTAGCACCCAGAGGAAGTCGATTCGTGGTTGGCAGAAGGGCCATTGCAAATTGATGCCAAGCACAAGACAGCGCGGTGCCTCTCTTCGTTTGGAAAAAGACACCGCGCTTTTCAAGCTATTTATATAGCCTATGTTCTGCGGTTTACTCGCAAGCCCTATCTAGTTAGGATTCCTTTGTGTTGCGACGAAGGCGAAGAACTACGCCAAGACCAGCCAATGCTGACACAAGAACTCCTGCTAGCCATCCCATATCTTCTGCACCAGTTTGGGCCAGTGCATCCGAGTTTGCCTGAGGAGCAACACTGAACGCGGGAAAAGCTCCCGCACGGAAAGCAGAATAAACAACATCCCATACGTCCCATTGTCACTTCCAGGAAAAAATAGCTAAAACTTAACCCTGTCACGAATTGACGAGAACCACCCGCAGGCGTATTGTGGGTATGCAGCACCTCGTTAGGCGAGGCTCCTGCACGAACACAGGCCACTGATCTGACGACATCGAGAGATGCCCAAGGTTAGGACAGGTCTCCCCGGTTTAAGGGGTTACCCAAAGTGGCTTCCGCAAATTTTTACTGAGCGGATAAGTCGTGCAGTGCCAAAGCTCTTACGTGGAGGTGAAGGCTACCCACTCGGCCACGGGTGTGACCGGCCTTTTGCTGTGGAGGCACGCGCATTTGCCGTGCCCACAAAACCCGAGCCTGAGGAGGTGGACCCCCGTGGACGACCCGCATAGTCGTTCTAGCTACGCCGCCGCAACCCCGCAGGGGTTTCTCCCCACGGTGATTCTCTCGCGCCAGTAGCGTCGGCTTTCACATTCTCGTTCGCGTTACCAGGGTATCTAGCCCGACGCGTTCCTCAGTGTGCGCTACACAATACTGTGCAGCGCTGTCTGAAGTGCGCCCAAAATGTAACGCATCAGCCACAAAGGCAGAAAAATGAAGTTTCCAAACGCCGCGGATCGCTCCGCAATCATCGCAGGAGCGGGCACAGTCAACGCTCCAACACCACCGAGAACACCGCGTAAAAACAACAAAAAGAATGAAACGACCGGCCAGAAAACGCTCCTCAGCGAGCAGCAGCAGCTGGCCCTGAGAGATGCGGCGATTCTGCCCTTCGACTCATCTTTAGCGCACCAAGAAACAACCATTGAGGGCCTCACCCCACGAGTTGCGGCAGAACGCCTCGAACAGTTTGGCCGAAATGAGGTCGACCACGACAAGCCGGCCCCGGCAATCGTGCAGTTTATTCGGACGTTCAAAAACCCGTTTATCATCATCCTCTCCTTTCTGCTCGTGATCATGATCTTCACCGACATCATCTGGGCCGACCCGGAAGAGGGTGTGGACTACACGGGCGTGATAACTATTGCCCTGATGGTTCTGGTGAGCGCTTCTCTCAGGTTTTGGCAGGAATTCCGTTCCGGTCGTTCCGCAGAAGCACTCAAGGCTATGGTGCGCACCACGTCGGCGGTCACGCGCTCACGGAACGGTGTCTCGGTAACTCGAGAGATTCCCATCGAGGGGATCGTTCCCGGCGACATCATCCAGCTTGCCGCGGGCGACATGATCCCCGCGGACGTGCGCATCATCCGTTCAAAAGACCTTCAGGTGAACCAATCGATGCTCACGGGAGAATCACTCCCCACAGAAAAGAGCCCCGAACACCTGGTTGCCCTCAACACCAAAGATCTTCTTGAGGCCACCAACCTGGGCTTTATGGGAACCTCTGTGGTCAGTGGTTCGGGAACCGCCGTGGTCCTCGGAACCGGAACCAATAGCTACTTTGGAAGCATGTCGTCAAGCATCACGGGTGCACGGCCCGAGACCAGCTTCGACGTGGGAATCCGCAAGGTAAGCTTCCTCCTCATCCGCTTTATGCTGGTTATGGTTCCAGTAGTCTTCATCATCAACGGAATAACCAAAGACTGGGGCAGCGCCTTCCTCTTTGGAGTCACCGTAGCGGTGGGACTCACCCCCGAAATGCTGCCGCTCATCGTGACCGCCAACCTGGCAAAGGGTGCGCAGTACATGTCCCGCCGCAAGGTTATAGTGAAGCGACTCAACAGCATCCAAAACCTTGGGGCCATGGATGTGCTCTGCACCGACAAAACCGGAACCCTCACCGAGGACCGCATCGTGTTAGAGCGCCACCTTGACCTGAAGGGAAACACAAGCGAAGAGACGCTGTTACTCGCAACCGCAAACGCACACTTCCAGACGGGTCTACGAAACCTGCTCGACCGCGCAATCATCGATGCCGCCGGCGAAGACACCCTCGACCGGGTACTCCTCACCTATGACCTGGTTGATGAGATGCCCTTCGACTTTATGCGCCGCCGGATGTCGGTGGTGGTGGGTGATAGCAAACAGCACCTCATTATCACCAAGGGTGCCGCAGAAGAGGTACTCTCAGTGTGCACCACGGAGCAGTACGACGGTGCGGTTCAAACACTCACCTCGGCCCGCAAAAAAGAGATTCGCGAGCTGATCGCCGAGAACAACTCCCTGGGAATGCGAGTGCTGGCTCTTGCCACAAAGAGCATCACGCCCATCCCACAAGAAGGATCCGAGGCCGACTACTTCACCAGCGACGAGAGCGACATGACACTCGTGGGACTCCTAGCGTTCCTCGACCCGCCCAAAGCCTCCGCCGCCGAAGCAATCAAAAGCCTCCAGAGCCACGGAACCCAGGTGAAGGTCATCACGGGTGATAACGAGCTAGTCGCCGAAACGGTGTGCCGCGACGTGGGAATCGACGTGGGAAACATCGTTCTGGGAAACCAAATCGAAGACCTGAGCGACGAAGAACTGATCGAGCTAGCCAAAAACACCACGGTTTTTGCCAAGATAAACCCCTTACAAAAAGCTCGGATCGTAGAGTCACTGCGTGCGGGTGATCACGTGGTGGGATTCCTCGGGGACGGCATTAACGATGCCGCGGCCCTGCGTGCAGCAGACGTAGGAATCTCGGTTGACACGGCGGTTGATATTGCCAAGGAATCCGCGGACATCATCCTACTCGAAAAGGATCTTACGGTTCTCGAGAAGGGTGTGCTGGAGGGGCGCCGCACCTTTGGCAACACCATGAAGTACATCAAGATGACCGCCTCCTCCAACTTTGGAAATATGTTCTCCGTGTTGGTGGCCAGCGCCATGCTGCCCTTCATCCCCATGATCCCGATTGTTGTGCTGGTGCAGAACCTGGCCTACGACCTGGCGATGCTCACCATGCCCTGGGACCGAGTAGACGACGAATACCTGAAGAAGCCACGCAAGTGGGAGACCAAGAGCATGGCACACTTCATGATTCGCATCGGGCCGATCAGCTCGATATTCGATATCACAACTTTTGCGCTCATGTGGTTTATCTTCCAGGCTAATTCGCCTGAGCACGCGGCCCTGTTCCAATCCGGATGGTTTATCGAGTCAATCATCTCGCAGACGCTGATCGTACACATGATCCGCACCCGCAAGATACCCTTCATCCAGTCGCGCGCAAGCCTGCCGGTAATGCTCGCAACGGGAGCTGTCTGCATATTTGGCCTCATCCTACCCTTCACCAACTGGGGTGCAAGCCTCGGGCTGGTGCCCCTCCCCATGTCCTACTTCCCGTGGCTCGTCGCAACCCTTCTGGCCTACTGCCTCCTCACGCAGTACTTCAAGGTGCGATTCGTCAAGAAGTTTGACACCTGGATCTAAATCGCTATAAAGATACGATCCGCAACAGGTGCGGCCCGGCTTATTCTCCCGAGCCGGGCCGCACCCTCAATTACACAAGAAAGGAATCATCATGGACATCCTCGAGTATGTTCTGCGAGCCGGAGCCGCTCTGATCCTCGGCGGTGCAATTGGGTTTGAACGCCAGTGGCGCGCACGGACCGCCGGTCTACGCACAAACGCTCTGGTTTCCCTTGGCTCCGCGCTCTTTGTATTAATGGGGGCCTTCAGCTTCAGCGGCCCCGGGGCCGACCCCACCCGTGTCGCCGCGCAGGTTGTCTCCGGCATCGGATTTCTTGGTGCCGGGGTCATCATGAAGCGGGGCAGCGGAATCTCAGGCATCAACACGGCCGCAACACTCTGGGCCTCAGCCGCCGTTGGCACCCTCGCCGGTGCCGGGATGTATACGGTGGCGGCCTTTGGGACACTCGCTGTGCTCTGCACAAACGTGCTGCTGCGCAGCCTCACCCAGCGCATGGACCGCTCACCCCTCACCCGAGGTCGTGAAGAGCCAGCCGCAGAATACAGCTTTGAGGTGATCTGCCCCGCGATCCGTGAGCCCGAAACCCGCGACCTGCTTTTTGAAGCGGTTCGGCTCACCCGGTTTAACATTCGCAAAATTGCCTCAACCGATCTTCCCAACAGCCCCAATGTGGCAATTGTGGCCACACTCCTGGCCCAGAAGCGGGACGACGAGCTGCTCGAAACGGCAATCGAACGTGTTATTACCGAACCCGCTGTCTCCAGCGTGCGCTGGTCCGTGCAGGAACACATGGATGATTAGGTTACGCCCAGCCCAACTCTTCTAACTGTTTATCGTCCAGCCCAAAATAGTGGCCAATCTCGTGCACCAGAGTTACCCGAACCCTCGCCCGTAGATCTTCAAGCGACAGGCTGTGCTGCTGAATGTTGTTCTGATAGAGAGTGATGCGATCGGGCAGTTCACCGTACCCATACATGCCACGGTTAGTGAGGGGATGCCCGCAGTATAGGCCGTAGAGTCGGGGGCGTTGCTCGGGCGGTTGGTTCTCGATAAAGATCACAACATTGTCGAGGTTGCCAAACATGGTGTCAGGAATGGCGTCGTACTCTTCCGTAACGATCTTCTCAAAATCTTCGTCGCTGATCTTTACCATGGTTCAATCCTGACACACCCGCGCCCAAGTCTGCTATCCCCGAGACTCCGCGGCCAAGAGAGCAAAAGCATCCTCCACATTGCCAAAGAAGAGCGAAGTAGCGGCCAGGTCCTGGGGGTTTTCAGAGGCACCCTGAATCGTCACCACGTAGGCATCACCCTTTTCGTCCTCCAGATACCAGGAGCCCGCCAACTCCCCGGGTGCGCTTCCACCCTTAAACGCGGTGTAGACCCAGCCATCACCGAGGGTGAGACCCGCTCCCGGATTCAACGAGAGGATGTCGCGAACAGGGGCACCCGCGTCCGTCTGTGCAACCTCCTGTAGGTAGGTATGGGCGCTGACCAGATCCGACGGGTCGGCAAACCAGTCAAGACCGTATTGCCATACCGCGTCGGTCACGTTCTCTACCGGAACGTTAAGGGGTCCGCCAGGAAGCGCTGCAAGCAGGTCGAGACGCTCGGCCCTGTTGCCTTTCTCCCACCGCTCGCGGAGGCTCTTGTCACCGGACCAGCCGAGCTGGGACACCTCACGGGAGTTCAGGAACGGGGTGTTCAGGGCGGGGTCATGGTGGCCCATAGCTTTCATCGCCGCCGTGACGGCATCACGGCCGACCCGGTTAAAGAGCAGGTCGGTAGCCGTGTTATCACTCAGCGAGATCATCTTGGCAGCGGCATCACGGACAGAAACCTGCGTTCCCTCGGCGGCGTCCTGGAGCTCACCGGGCGGCAGGCTCTTCGCGCCTTCCGTCACTGTGAGGGTATCGTCCCAGGAGAGTTCTCCACTCGCAACAGCCTCCACAACAGCACCAAGAACATAGAGCTTAAAAATAGAACCGATAGGCAACACCTTATCTCCGTGAGCGTCAAACACGCCCCCGGGGTCGTCGCCCACCCGGGTGACGGTCAAGCTCGCATCAAAGGGCAGGGCATCGATGTTCTGAGAGAGCTCTTTCCAGGAGGTCGCCGGGGTGCGGGTTTCGGTAGCCTGACCAAAAAATAGCCCGTGGATAAGGCCCTGACCATCAACCGCAATACTCATGTCGACCCCCGGTCCGCTAGAACCATACATGGTGACAATCATTTGAACCTCCGAGGTCTCCTGAACAATCGTAGGAACCCACTCCCGCTGCGCGCGGAGCCCGTTCAGAATTGCCGCCAGGTCAACCGCGGGAGCCTGATCGAGCATCACCTGCGCAAAGTGCGAGGCAACCTCCTCCGGACTCACCTCCTGTGGCCTGTTCAAGGTGTCCAACACCCACTGCCCCTGAACCCCCACAACGGTCTGCGGCAGACTTACCGGCACCCGGTTGACGGATGTGGTGGGTGCGCCCGACGGCTTGGGTTCTGTCGCCGCACAACCCGCGAAAACCAACATTCCTGCGAGCAAGGCAGCGGAGATCCGTGCCCGGCGAGAACGGAAAATAGCGCGGGAACGGGCAGCGGTTGGGGGTTGAAAGTGGCTCATCACACCTCAAGTATGACTGAAAACACTACAAGCCGGAGCTAAAAGATATCTTTATCCGGGCCGTCCCAGCAACGGGCCATCCACATTTCCCTGGCCCACGGCCCTAGGCGGGTCGATTGGTTCACTCCGAACGGTTAACGTGAAACCAATCTATAAATCAGGCTCGGCAAAGTAGGGATATCGAATCGTTCGCGCAACCCTGGCCGCCATAAAAGTACCCAGTATCACGGAGACAAGAAAGAGTGCAGCTGAGCAGACAAAAGTTGAAACCGCCATTTCTACCGGCAGCAGGAGACTAATGAAAGACCCTAAAACACCAACAACAGAGCCTCCCAGATGGGTAACCGCGCTGCAGCGTTACCACGTCTCCACGCTTCATCGGATGCCATAATCGAGGGGAGTCTCAATCCCGCTAAATTATTGATTCCCAAACGCCCGCGTGCCACTAGCTCAATGACAATCACGACAGCGGCAATAGCGTCCACAGTCACGCCCCCACCCGCCATGATCTGCACACCACCAGCTGCATGCTCCACCATTTGAGCAAGCAGATCTCGACCATCGATGCTCGCAGCGGCCTGACCCGACGTGAGAACCCTACCTAGTTCCTGGGCACGAACCTCGTCAAGAGTCGTGAGACGGAAGAAGACCTGTCTAACCCGCTAGGAACCCTAGCTACGGTCACTATTACTCACCGCTAGCGTATACCGGAAGCGACTTTTTAGAGAAGAACATCCGGGTTCGAATCCACACGCGAAGAAGTCTGAACCGCACATAAATAGCTTGCAGATCACGATCCCCCAGAAGGAACAAATCAGAAACGATCATAATTCCAGAGAAAAAAGGTAATCCCATAAAAATTCCTATACACACATGCATCGCCATAACCATAGGTAGCAGAATTATTTTAAGTAGACGACTCACCAGCACAAAAGGCAAAAATAGTTGCGCAAAAACGACCCCGTAGGTCGCGGCAACTACCACGATAGGACTCTGATAGATCAGAGAGGTCAACTCGGGCCAAGTATTGTATTCAGCGGTTCGGAGAACATAGTAGAGAGCTGTTCCATTTTGCCATTTCTCTCCCTGGACCTTATACAGGCCTGAGGCGAAATAGAGAAAGCACACTTGAGTAACGCACGCGATCAGCGCGGTATTATGCGCTACCGTACCCAGCGATGTTTTTCTCCCGACCCTTCCATTGCGACTAAACCACCTGCGACGAATTAACGAATCAAGGGAATACCGAGCAGTTACCTGCGCAAACACCAGATAGAACACAAGAATGCGCATGAGATTATCTCCCCCGTTGATGACATATGGGTTACGAATTTGCAGCGACCACAGGAGAACGTAGAAGCAGACCGTAGTAGCCCTTCCCCCCAACCCCAGCACGAAAAGCAACGCAACCACCAGCAGGGCAAAGTATAGAGTAATCCCCCATCCTTCCGCCCCAGAGAGCGCAAAAAGCGATGGCTCCCGAGACTCCCGAGACTCCGCTAAAAATAGCTCCCAGCTATAGTTCGACCCTGACCCCCAGATCTTGTCTCGAACAGGCAGGTTAACAAGCAAAAAGGCAACAACTATCGCGCCAAACCCGATACGAACAATCGCAAGAGTCCGGGTTCCGTGACGGTTTGCTGTCATCCACAGCATAAACCCACTGATGATATAACGCACTGTTAATCGTCTTCTCGCGGGATAGTGATAACTCACGGAACAACTTCATTTCCCGCAAGATCCAGCCAAGGACTCTCGCTATAGCTGGTTTTCCCCAGACCCGCGCTAACTCGTTCGGACCATCGCGGAAACTCATGATGGACAACCCGAATCTTCACTGCGTCGGGTAGAGCGCCATAGCTACTCATCATGAGCGCCATCGCTGAGGCAACAACCATCTCCAGAGCCCTACGGTAGTTTTCCTGTAGTCCTTGCGGAGCAGCGTCAAGGGTTTCTTTCTCTAAGAAAAACTCCTGCTCTTGGGCATCGGGACGCACCCCTCTAACAGCCTTATCTTCAAGGAGCGTGGAGCGCGCAGCAAAAAGTTTTGATCCCGCGCGTGAAACCATAAAACTTAAATTATCAGGAAGAAGATTGTGCAGTCGCCTCTCCAAGCCTGGGCTAGTAATATCTAAGTATTCATCAACACTCTCACCGTCAAAAGAACCCCTCACAAGAATCCCCGTATCGTACGACACCGGCTCTGGGGCGAAGAAAGCCCAATTCTGGGTAAAAAACGGTGTGGTCCACAGTGATATCGTGACACTAAACTGTTGAGAAACAGGGTTTGACGGGGCAATGTGTAAAAAAATAATTCCGAAGTGGAACAACAATAACCCCGTAGCACCAACTACAAGCAATCGAGACCAGATTCCGGGAAGAGCACTATTATTTCGAGTTGAGATTCGATCCTGGCGGGTAACTCGTGGACACATATCTAACTCCAAAGCGCAAAGGTTTTGTATCAATCAGTCTGACGTGCACGAAGCCCGTGTGGGAGTTTCAGCGCTCTCTAGGAGACTCTGAAGCGCCCACACTAATTCCCTTTAATCAAACGCAGTAGGATCTGCAGAGATAGAGCCTTTAAACTGCGGGAAGATCGGAACAAAATTAGTCGCACGTGTCACTGTATCAACAGTGAGCGTTTCCCCCGTCGCGTCTTCGACCGGCTGTGCAACTTTCCGCGGCTTCTCCACGTCAGTCCCCCGTCCGTCACCAACAGTCGCAACGTTGGCATCTAGGATCTTGTTTAGAGTGACTGCCCCGGCAACGGTGGAGAGGGTAAATCCAACTACCAAAGTTGCACCGATGAAAATTCTACTAAATGAGTATCTCATATTCTTTTCCTCAACTTATAGGATGCGATAGTTCAAGCCACTAGAGCTTTCCTAAAATATATCTGACCCTACTTTTATATATCAAATAAAAATTTTTATTATATTCAAAATTTATATAAAAGTGATGGTGCATTATGCTGCAAATCATACTCAGACATAAAGTGGTGACCGGTAAATCCAAGGCATTAAAACCACGACCAAATTTGCAAATCTTTGTGGCAAGATCACGAACTAGCCCCACACGGCATCAAGAAATTTTTCCAGGACCCCTGACATCTAGAAGAATCTCTCTATGGAATCTATCTGGGGATCAGGGGCAGATTTCCTCAGGCAGAATCAAACCCCTTACCCAGGCAGAACATTCTAGTCAAAGGGCACACCTCTCGCGGCCTGCACTGCCGCACGAACAGTGTCGGGACTCGTCACATCGTATTCGGCCACTCCCCCGCCCGGCCCGCTCGGGGTCTGCACGGCGGCCACAGTTTTTGCCGAGAGGTGGACAGCGTCGATACCGGTTGCCGCCAGTGCGGGAATAGCGTCCACAGCCACGCCCCCACCCGCCATGATCTGCACACCACCAGCTGCATGCTCCACCATTTGAGCAAGCAGATCTCGACCATCGATGCTCGCAGCGGCCTGACCCGACGTGAGAACCCTCTCTACTCCCAGGGCACGAACCTCGTCAAGAGCCGTGAGTGGGTCCGGAACAATATCAAGGGCCCGGTGAAAAGTGACCGTGAGATCCTCCGCCACCTCCACAAGAGTGCGGATGGCCCGAACATCAATCGAGCGATCCTCCAGAAGCGCCCCGATGACAACACCCGCCGCACCCACAGCCTTAACCGCCCGAATGTCACGCACCATGGTTGCGATCTCCATATTGTCGTAGACAAACCCGCCGGGACGCGGGCGAATCAGGACGTGGACAAAATCATCACGCCCCGCGCCCGTTGCTGCCGCTACAGCGCCCTCAATGGTTCCCAGCGAAGGGGTCAATCCTCCCGTGACCAATGCACTACACAATTCAATCCGGGTGGCTCCGCCGCTGAGGGCAATATCAGCCCCCGCAACGTCCTGAACCGCTATCTCAACCGCCAGCTGGGTACCCATCAAGACCTCTCACAATAAGTTCTCCCCATAGCTCATGCATAGGGGGCTCAAAACAGCCTAGCCGTCTGAAGCTGCCTGCAATTCCCTGATCACAATTTTTGTCTGCCCCAGCATCACCCGCATGACGCGCGCCACGCGCTCCGGGTTGTCCTGCGAGAGCAACGTTCCCAAGATGGGCGGAACAATCTGCCACGACACCCCATACCTGTCTTTGAGCCACCCACACTGACCAGGAGACCCGCCGTCTGCCGTCAACGCGTTCCACAGGTGATCAATTTCCTGCTGCGTATGCGCATCTACGGTAAAGGAAACCGCCTCGGTAAACTCCACATGAGGCCCCCCGTTAAGCGCACTAAATTTCACCCCGTCAAGCTCAAAAATTACGGTCAGAGCCGTTCCCTCGGGTAGTGGCGCTCCCTCACCGTAATAGCTTGTCTCTAAAATGCGTGAATTTTTGAAAACCGAAACATAAAACTTTGCGGCCTCTTCGCCATTATCGTTAAACCAGAGTGTCGGAAATATGTTCTGCATGTCTCTCCCTTGGAAAGCGTAGACCATCGATGATAACGTGCTACTCATCCTAACCCTCGATTGACGCGGGTGAGGAGCGAGAACCCCAAAGCCCAAAAACCTTTACACCAGGTCCTTGCGCAAAACCACAAAGTGCAGTGAGGGAAGTTGGGGGGATCCAGCAGAAGGATCGTCGTAAGGGAACGGCATGGTCACTCCGGTTTTACGATAGCCCCGGCGCTCATAAAACTCAATGAGCTCATCGCGTCCGCCAATAACACCGAGCTCCATACGCAGAATGTTCCAGGCCGCGGCGGCGTAGCTTTCGGCCTCCGCCATCAATTTCTTGCCGATTCCCAATCCCTGAAGATCGGGCCTCACCGCAAACATCCCGAGATAACCGGTTGATTCACTGGCCCTCTTCGTGTGAACGCACCCCACGATTTCAGCACCGCGTGTTATCAACACCATCTCACTATCGGCATCCTGAAGGTTACCCCTGATGGCTTCCACCGTGGTTCGTGGCCCATGAACCAGATCGGCCTCCGTGGTCCATCCGCTTCTGCTGGACTCACCACGATAAGCCGAGGTAATGAGAACAAGGAGGGCTTCGGCGTCCTCGA
Proteins encoded in this window:
- a CDS encoding HTTM domain-containing protein, encoding MRYIISGFMLWMTANRHGTRTLAIVRIGFGAIVVAFLLVNLPVRDKIWGSGSNYSWELFLAESRESREPSLFALSGAEGWGITLYFALLVVALLFVLGLGGRATTVCFYVLLWSLQIRNPYVINGGDNLMRILVFYLVFAQVTARYSLDSLIRRRWFSRNGRVGRKTSLGTVAHNTALIACVTQVCFLYFASGLYKVQGEKWQNGTALYYVLRTAEYNTWPELTSLIYQSPIVVVAATYGVVFAQLFLPFVLVSRLLKIILLPMVMAMHVCIGIFMGLPFFSGIMIVSDLFLLGDRDLQAIYVRFRLLRVWIRTRMFFSKKSLPVYASGE
- a CDS encoding serine hydrolase, coding for MSHFQPPTAARSRAIFRSRRARISAALLAGMLVFAGCAATEPKPSGAPTTSVNRVPVSLPQTVVGVQGQWVLDTLNRPQEVSPEEVASHFAQVMLDQAPAVDLAAILNGLRAQREWVPTIVQETSEVQMIVTMYGSSGPGVDMSIAVDGQGLIHGLFFGQATETRTPATSWKELSQNIDALPFDASLTVTRVGDDPGGVFDAHGDKVLPIGSIFKLYVLGAVVEAVASGELSWDDTLTVTEGAKSLPPGELQDAAEGTQVSVRDAAAKMISLSDNTATDLLFNRVGRDAVTAAMKAMGHHDPALNTPFLNSREVSQLGWSGDKSLRERWEKGNRAERLDLLAALPGGPLNVPVENVTDAVWQYGLDWFADPSDLVSAHTYLQEVAQTDAGAPVRDILSLNPGAGLTLGDGWVYTAFKGGSAPGELAGSWYLEDEKGDAYVVTIQGASENPQDLAATSLFFGNVEDAFALLAAESRG
- the mgtA gene encoding magnesium-translocating P-type ATPase, with the protein product MKFPNAADRSAIIAGAGTVNAPTPPRTPRKNNKKNETTGQKTLLSEQQQLALRDAAILPFDSSLAHQETTIEGLTPRVAAERLEQFGRNEVDHDKPAPAIVQFIRTFKNPFIIILSFLLVIMIFTDIIWADPEEGVDYTGVITIALMVLVSASLRFWQEFRSGRSAEALKAMVRTTSAVTRSRNGVSVTREIPIEGIVPGDIIQLAAGDMIPADVRIIRSKDLQVNQSMLTGESLPTEKSPEHLVALNTKDLLEATNLGFMGTSVVSGSGTAVVLGTGTNSYFGSMSSSITGARPETSFDVGIRKVSFLLIRFMLVMVPVVFIINGITKDWGSAFLFGVTVAVGLTPEMLPLIVTANLAKGAQYMSRRKVIVKRLNSIQNLGAMDVLCTDKTGTLTEDRIVLERHLDLKGNTSEETLLLATANAHFQTGLRNLLDRAIIDAAGEDTLDRVLLTYDLVDEMPFDFMRRRMSVVVGDSKQHLIITKGAAEEVLSVCTTEQYDGAVQTLTSARKKEIRELIAENNSLGMRVLALATKSITPIPQEGSEADYFTSDESDMTLVGLLAFLDPPKASAAEAIKSLQSHGTQVKVITGDNELVAETVCRDVGIDVGNIVLGNQIEDLSDEELIELAKNTTVFAKINPLQKARIVESLRAGDHVVGFLGDGINDAAALRAADVGISVDTAVDIAKESADIILLEKDLTVLEKGVLEGRRTFGNTMKYIKMTASSNFGNMFSVLVASAMLPFIPMIPIVVLVQNLAYDLAMLTMPWDRVDDEYLKKPRKWETKSMAHFMIRIGPISSIFDITTFALMWFIFQANSPEHAALFQSGWFIESIISQTLIVHMIRTRKIPFIQSRASLPVMLATGAVCIFGLILPFTNWGASLGLVPLPMSYFPWLVATLLAYCLLTQYFKVRFVKKFDTWI
- a CDS encoding MgtC/SapB family protein, whose product is MDILEYVLRAGAALILGGAIGFERQWRARTAGLRTNALVSLGSALFVLMGAFSFSGPGADPTRVAAQVVSGIGFLGAGVIMKRGSGISGINTAATLWASAAVGTLAGAGMYTVAAFGTLAVLCTNVLLRSLTQRMDRSPLTRGREEPAAEYSFEVICPAIREPETRDLLFEAVRLTRFNIRKIASTDLPNSPNVAIVATLLAQKRDDELLETAIERVITEPAVSSVRWSVQEHMDD
- a CDS encoding VOC family protein, which codes for MTPSKNNSAPNPRSLRKVFWGITAVTVLALMGGGGWLWISSSGQPASASGVLGDKTQMGVVEIVTGDVEGLSDYYGNKVGLEVMESTENSTVLGLGGNELISLVEDLDSPAPTASEPGLYHSAILYPDEASLATTLVRLAESAPESFQGSADHSVSQAFYFGDPDNNGLELYVDRPRDQWRWNGGSVDMTTVVLDPSQFIAQHLGDKEARDAVMGHVHLKVGNLEDAKSFYTDSLGFDITSQIDGAVFYSAGGYHHHLATNTWSSNNALERTTALGLGSLTVTVESADEITALIKRLGRDGLGYTSISSDVVVADPWGNLVRFTVVD
- a CDS encoding metallopeptidase family protein; the encoded protein is MVKISDEDFEKIVTEEYDAIPDTMFGNLDNVVIFIENQPPEQRPRLYGLYCGHPLTNRGMYGYGELPDRITLYQNNIQQHSLSLEDLRARVRVTLVHEIGHYFGLDDKQLEELGWA